From Candidatus Desulfatibia profunda, one genomic window encodes:
- a CDS encoding efflux RND transporter permease subunit: protein MKGLSDIFIQRPVMTTLVMLGGLLFGIMGYRLLPVSDLPNVDFPTIQVTASLPGASPETMASAVATPLEKQFSTIAGLDSMTSSSRLGSTQIVLQFNLSRNIDAAAQDVQAAISVAQGNLPNDMTDPPSFQKVNPADKPIIYFALTSPTLPLSDLDEYGQTLLAQRISMVSGVAQVLVYGSQKFAVRVRLDPNSLANKGIGLDEVARAVQQANVNLPTGMLDGPHMGYTVKATGQLQNAAAYKPLIVAYRNGRPVRLQDLGVVIDSVENNKTAAWYVDATHNDRSVILAIQRQPGTNTVKVAGEVRKLVTTLKKYIPASVSLHVLYDRSVPIKDSVNDVKLTLLLALVLVVLVIFLFLRNLSATVIPSLALPMSIIGTFAVMYYLGYSLDNLSLMALTLSVGFVVDDAIVMLENIVRHMEMGEGTFNAALKGSREIGFTILSMTLSLAAVFIPVLFMGGIIGRLFHEFAVTIAVAILISGFVSLTLTPMLCSRFLKSHAGARHSAIYDASERAFKKMLDIYEVGLKWSLHHRRLVMIFSGIILLATVYLFVAIPKGFIPNEDRSAIFAFTQAAEGISIDAMLEHQQAVAAVIRQDPNVESFFSTAGARGSTSSNTGIAFMHLKPRSQRKYSADQVIEQLRPKLARIPGIKSFLQNPPPIQIGGRLTKAQYQVTLQSSDTAELYKYAQIMEEKMHGLEGFQDITSDLEIKNPQVTVEIDRNKAAALGVTAEAIENTLYYAYGSREISTIYTPSNTYQVIMEVEPRFQRDPAALSLLYVRSRDGQLVPLTTVATITRGLGPLSINHTGQALSVTLSFNLGPDYPLSKAVSQVENLARKTLPASISTSFQGTAEAFRSSVSGLGLLLLMAILVIYMVLGILYESFIHPITILSALPFAGFGALVTLLIFRIDLSIYAFVGIIMLVGLVKKNGIIMIDFALEAERTLGKGPVEAIHEACIVRFRPIMMTTMAALVGTLPIALGFGAGAESRQPLGLAVVGGLLFSQFLTLVVTPVFYVYMDDFQSFLGRRFKKHPKISA, encoded by the coding sequence ATGAAAGGACTCTCCGACATATTCATTCAGCGGCCGGTGATGACAACCCTTGTCATGCTGGGCGGCCTTCTTTTTGGGATCATGGGCTACCGTTTGCTTCCGGTGAGTGACCTGCCCAACGTCGATTTTCCCACGATTCAGGTGACGGCCTCTTTGCCCGGGGCCAGCCCGGAAACCATGGCATCGGCCGTGGCAACGCCGTTGGAGAAGCAATTCTCCACTATCGCCGGTCTGGATTCCATGACTTCTTCGAGCCGGCTGGGCAGCACCCAGATCGTTCTCCAGTTTAATCTGAGCCGCAACATTGACGCGGCGGCCCAGGACGTCCAGGCGGCAATCTCGGTTGCTCAGGGCAATCTTCCGAATGACATGACGGATCCGCCCTCCTTTCAGAAGGTCAACCCGGCAGATAAACCCATCATCTATTTTGCGCTCACGTCGCCGACGCTGCCGCTTTCCGACCTCGATGAGTACGGACAGACCCTCCTGGCGCAACGCATTTCCATGGTGAGCGGGGTGGCGCAGGTGCTGGTCTATGGTTCCCAGAAGTTCGCGGTCCGCGTCCGGCTGGATCCCAACAGCCTGGCAAACAAGGGCATCGGGCTGGACGAAGTGGCCCGGGCGGTGCAGCAGGCCAACGTGAACCTGCCCACGGGAATGCTTGACGGGCCGCACATGGGCTACACCGTAAAGGCCACGGGGCAGCTTCAGAACGCCGCCGCTTACAAGCCCCTGATCGTTGCTTATCGAAACGGGCGCCCCGTCCGCCTCCAGGACCTGGGAGTTGTGATAGACAGCGTGGAAAACAACAAAACCGCGGCCTGGTACGTGGACGCCACCCACAACGACCGTTCCGTGATACTGGCGATCCAGAGACAGCCCGGCACCAACACGGTCAAAGTGGCCGGCGAAGTGCGCAAGCTTGTCACCACGCTTAAAAAGTACATTCCGGCATCGGTATCGCTGCATGTGCTTTACGACCGTTCCGTGCCCATCAAGGATTCGGTCAATGACGTCAAGCTGACCCTGCTGCTGGCCTTGGTTCTGGTGGTTCTGGTTATCTTTCTCTTTTTGAGAAACCTGTCGGCCACCGTCATTCCCAGCCTGGCGCTGCCCATGTCCATCATCGGCACCTTTGCCGTCATGTACTACCTGGGTTACAGCCTCGACAACCTGTCCCTCATGGCGCTGACGCTATCGGTGGGGTTTGTGGTGGATGACGCCATTGTCATGCTGGAAAACATCGTGAGGCACATGGAAATGGGGGAAGGGACGTTTAACGCCGCGCTCAAAGGATCCCGCGAGATCGGCTTCACCATCCTTTCCATGACCCTCTCGCTGGCCGCTGTTTTTATTCCGGTCCTGTTCATGGGTGGTATCATCGGCCGGCTCTTCCACGAGTTTGCCGTAACCATCGCGGTCGCCATCCTGATCTCGGGCTTTGTGTCCCTGACGCTGACTCCCATGCTTTGCAGCCGATTTTTGAAGTCTCATGCCGGAGCGCGTCACAGTGCGATTTACGACGCTTCTGAACGGGCTTTTAAGAAAATGCTCGACATTTATGAAGTGGGGCTGAAGTGGAGCCTTCATCATCGCCGCCTAGTCATGATTTTTTCAGGGATCATCCTGCTGGCAACGGTTTACCTTTTCGTGGCGATCCCCAAAGGCTTCATTCCCAACGAAGACCGCTCGGCCATCTTCGCCTTTACCCAGGCCGCCGAAGGCATTTCCATCGATGCCATGCTGGAGCACCAGCAGGCCGTGGCCGCGGTGATCCGGCAAGACCCGAATGTGGAAAGTTTCTTCTCAACCGCGGGGGCCAGAGGCTCCACGAGCAGCAACACCGGTATTGCCTTCATGCATCTTAAACCCCGCTCCCAGCGGAAGTATTCGGCCGACCAGGTCATCGAGCAGCTACGCCCCAAACTGGCCAGGATTCCAGGGATCAAGTCTTTTTTACAGAACCCTCCGCCCATCCAAATCGGAGGGCGCCTGACCAAGGCCCAGTACCAGGTCACCCTGCAAAGCTCGGATACGGCCGAACTTTATAAATACGCCCAGATCATGGAAGAAAAAATGCATGGTCTGGAGGGCTTTCAGGACATCACCAGCGATCTGGAGATCAAGAACCCCCAGGTGACCGTCGAGATCGATCGGAACAAGGCCGCGGCCCTGGGCGTGACGGCGGAGGCGATCGAGAACACGCTTTACTACGCCTACGGTTCCCGTGAGATTTCGACCATTTACACCCCGAGCAACACCTATCAGGTTATCATGGAAGTTGAACCGCGCTTTCAGCGCGATCCTGCGGCCCTGTCTCTGCTTTACGTGCGTTCCCGGGACGGGCAGCTTGTGCCGCTGACAACCGTGGCGACCATCACTCGGGGTCTGGGACCCCTTTCCATCAACCACACGGGCCAGGCGCTTTCGGTGACGCTGTCCTTTAACCTCGGACCCGACTATCCCCTGAGCAAGGCGGTCAGCCAGGTGGAAAATCTGGCCCGTAAGACGCTGCCGGCCAGCATCAGTACGAGTTTCCAGGGAACGGCCGAAGCCTTCCGCTCTTCCGTGAGCGGCCTCGGTCTGCTGCTGCTGATGGCCATACTGGTGATTTACATGGTGCTCGGGATCCTCTACGAGAGTTTCATCCATCCGATCACCATTCTTTCGGCCTTGCCCTTTGCGGGCTTCGGCGCTCTGGTCACGCTGCTGATCTTCCGTATCGATCTCAGTATCTATGCCTTCGTGGGCATTATCATGCTGGTAGGGCTCGTCAAGAAAAACGGCATCATCATGATCGACTTTGCCCTGGAGGCTGAGCGCACCCTGGGTAAAGGACCGGTGGAGGCCATCCACGAGGCCTGCATCGTCCGGTTCCGGCCCATCATGATGACCACCATGGCGGCCCTCGTGGGAACGCTGCCCATCGCGCTGGGATTTGGTGCCGGCGCCGAATCCCGTCAACCTCTGGGTCTGGCGGTGGTCGGCGGATTGCTCTTTTCCCAGTTCCTGACCCTTGTCGTCACCCCTGTTTTTTATGTTTACATGGATGACTTCCAGTCCTTTTTGGGCCGGCGGTTCAAAAAACACCCCAAAATAAGCGCTTAG
- a CDS encoding efflux RND transporter periplasmic adaptor subunit has translation MTVAIGILMLISCSGNAEGERVAAAAPVTVSPAVMKDMPVVLRAIGTVEPYNTVDVRARVAGEITRIAFKEGQDVSQQGLLFTIDPRSYQAALEGALADLARDKARLKSAQEDVRRYAELVTKDYVTLQAYDQMVANADALSATVAADEAAVKSARVNLDYCTVRAPIAGRTGNLLVKLGNVIKANEQPVVTINQIMPIYVSFAVPEEYLADIRRYAAEGTLGVEAAFRNQQEHHFKGELAFINNMVDGSTGTILLKATFPNPDKALWPGQFVNVSLRLTTSLSAVVVPSQAVQRGQQGEYVFVVKPDMTVASRPVQPGQELNGETVIRKGLETGEQVVTDGHLRLFPGARVAVVSQPAASGTGKP, from the coding sequence ATGACGGTTGCGATCGGAATTCTCATGCTAATATCCTGTTCCGGGAATGCCGAAGGTGAACGCGTCGCCGCGGCCGCGCCCGTGACGGTCAGCCCCGCCGTTATGAAAGACATGCCGGTAGTTCTTAGGGCGATCGGGACCGTGGAACCGTACAACACGGTGGACGTACGCGCGCGGGTTGCCGGTGAAATTACCCGCATTGCTTTCAAAGAAGGACAGGACGTTTCCCAGCAAGGCCTGCTCTTTACGATTGATCCCCGTTCCTACCAGGCGGCGCTGGAAGGGGCTCTGGCCGACCTTGCGCGGGACAAAGCCAGGCTGAAGAGTGCCCAGGAAGACGTGCGGCGCTACGCCGAACTTGTTACCAAAGACTATGTGACCTTACAGGCGTACGATCAGATGGTGGCGAACGCGGATGCGCTGAGTGCGACCGTTGCTGCCGACGAGGCAGCCGTAAAAAGCGCCCGGGTCAATCTTGACTACTGTACCGTGCGGGCTCCCATTGCCGGTCGCACGGGAAACCTCCTGGTGAAGCTTGGAAACGTGATCAAGGCCAACGAGCAACCTGTCGTCACCATCAACCAGATCATGCCCATCTATGTGAGTTTTGCGGTCCCCGAGGAATACCTGGCCGATATCCGGCGCTACGCCGCAGAGGGAACCCTCGGCGTAGAGGCTGCCTTCCGCAATCAGCAGGAGCATCACTTTAAGGGAGAGCTTGCGTTTATTAACAATATGGTCGACGGATCTACCGGCACGATTCTCTTGAAAGCCACGTTCCCCAATCCTGACAAGGCCCTTTGGCCGGGACAGTTCGTGAACGTCAGCCTCAGGCTCACCACCAGTCTGAGTGCCGTGGTTGTGCCTTCCCAGGCCGTGCAGCGCGGCCAGCAGGGGGAATACGTGTTCGTGGTCAAACCGGACATGACCGTGGCATCGCGCCCGGTTCAACCGGGGCAGGAGCTTAACGGGGAAACGGTCATCCGCAAAGGGCTGGAGACCGGCGAGCAGGTGGTGACGGACGGCCATTTGCGCCTGTTCCCCGGCGCCAGGGTGGCCGTAGTAAGCCAGCCGGCGGCATCAGGGACCGGCAAGCCATGA
- a CDS encoding TolC family protein, whose protein sequence is MGDQEKNRPKNEMGVCAAMLLTAVLVMSGCASDLPRIWKTPGTSVSAAVPWVPPPEAVPESTHKTAPMTLPEDILKSGRSLSLLDIVDIALRNNPETAAAWAQSRSAAAAYGSQKGEYYPQVGATAGTGYLHGYTDNGKTAYNQRNSLAALELNWLLFDFGGREASLDEVREALIAADWSHNAVIQRVILEVEKAYYGYITAKVLIDAQQATYKEAETNLAAARDRHHAGVATIADVLQAKTALAQAKLTLDRLQGQMHTTRGALATAMGLAANTPYDIGIPAGEIPLKETLEKVDAYLAQAEKQRPDLAAARAQARKAGAHVRKVEAGAYPSINGTASWGNTYYGTTALYKDNYSGALQLSVPIFTGFSQRHNLARARADEEATRARLSSLAQQVVLEVWTSYYNLKTAEQCVRTSEDLIQSATESYQVALGRYKAGVGSILDLLSAQSALESARAQRAQANADWFVSLAQLAHDTGTLNISSSGTLEMVPITMEKVKKP, encoded by the coding sequence ATGGGCGATCAAGAGAAAAACCGGCCCAAAAATGAGATGGGCGTTTGCGCCGCCATGCTGCTCACCGCAGTTTTGGTGATGTCCGGGTGCGCTTCAGACCTGCCCAGAATCTGGAAAACGCCGGGGACGTCTGTATCGGCGGCAGTGCCGTGGGTACCGCCACCGGAAGCAGTGCCGGAGTCCACTCATAAAACGGCACCGATGACACTGCCCGAGGACATCCTCAAATCCGGAAGGTCCTTAAGTCTTCTGGATATCGTGGATATCGCCCTGCGCAACAACCCCGAAACGGCTGCCGCCTGGGCTCAATCCCGGTCCGCCGCGGCCGCCTATGGCAGTCAGAAAGGCGAGTATTATCCGCAGGTCGGAGCAACCGCCGGTACCGGTTACCTCCACGGCTATACGGATAATGGTAAGACCGCTTACAACCAGCGGAACTCTTTGGCGGCATTAGAACTCAACTGGCTCCTTTTCGATTTCGGGGGGCGTGAGGCGTCCTTGGACGAAGTCCGGGAAGCCCTTATCGCGGCCGACTGGTCTCATAATGCGGTAATCCAGAGGGTCATTCTTGAAGTGGAAAAGGCCTACTATGGGTACATTACCGCCAAAGTTCTGATCGACGCCCAACAAGCCACCTACAAGGAGGCCGAAACGAATCTGGCGGCCGCCAGGGACCGTCACCATGCGGGCGTAGCCACCATCGCCGATGTGCTGCAGGCAAAGACCGCTCTGGCCCAGGCCAAACTGACCCTTGACAGATTGCAGGGTCAAATGCACACCACCAGAGGCGCTCTGGCAACGGCCATGGGTCTTGCGGCCAATACGCCTTACGATATCGGTATCCCGGCAGGAGAGATTCCCCTCAAGGAAACTTTGGAGAAAGTGGACGCATATCTTGCGCAGGCTGAGAAACAGAGACCGGATCTTGCTGCTGCGCGTGCCCAGGCCAGAAAAGCCGGCGCCCATGTTCGCAAAGTGGAAGCCGGGGCCTACCCTTCCATCAACGGAACGGCCAGTTGGGGGAACACTTACTACGGAACGACTGCATTGTACAAGGACAACTACAGCGGCGCCTTGCAGCTCAGCGTCCCGATTTTTACGGGCTTTTCGCAACGCCATAATCTGGCACGGGCACGGGCTGACGAGGAGGCCACCCGGGCTCGCTTGAGCAGTCTTGCACAGCAGGTGGTACTGGAGGTGTGGACAAGCTATTACAATCTGAAAACCGCCGAACAGTGCGTTCGAACCAGCGAGGACCTGATTCAGAGTGCCACCGAGTCCTATCAGGTGGCCCTGGGACGTTACAAGGCCGGTGTCGGCAGCATCCTTGATCTTTTGTCGGCCCAGAGCGCCCTAGAAAGTGCCAGGGCCCAGCGGGCTCAAGCCAATGCCGACTGGTTTGTGTCGCTGGCTCAGTTGGCGCATGACACGGGAACGCTAAATATATCAAGCAGCGGTACCCTTGAGATGGTTCCCATTACGATGGAAAAGGTAAAAAAACCATGA
- a CDS encoding TetR/AcrR family transcriptional regulator → MPGRKAERKRLFNQMTRTAIQEAVENLVTRTGIRRVTMDQVAAEAGVSKGCLYLHFRSKKELLESVKEANFKLLADQLQGILNGPLAPGRKIESFVHRMFGYFDEHRGLFRFLLEEREIAQSQVTRHKDSRYRSFVERIAGVLDDGVAAGFFRNFKSKKVASMFIEAMIAMSARRLLDEDPGPVEEDTRLLIEVFLRGIALRPEPH, encoded by the coding sequence ATGCCGGGGCGCAAAGCAGAGCGGAAACGCCTGTTCAATCAGATGACGCGGACGGCCATCCAGGAGGCTGTCGAGAACCTTGTGACGCGCACGGGGATCCGCAGAGTCACCATGGATCAAGTCGCCGCCGAAGCCGGGGTGTCCAAAGGATGTCTTTACTTGCACTTTCGCAGCAAAAAGGAACTGCTGGAATCCGTGAAAGAGGCGAATTTTAAGCTGCTGGCAGATCAACTCCAGGGCATCCTGAACGGGCCGCTGGCGCCGGGCCGCAAAATCGAGAGTTTCGTGCACCGGATGTTCGGCTATTTTGATGAGCATCGAGGTCTTTTCCGGTTTCTGCTGGAGGAGCGTGAGATCGCGCAGTCCCAAGTCACTCGCCACAAAGACAGCCGTTACCGCAGTTTTGTGGAAAGGATTGCGGGCGTGCTGGACGACGGGGTTGCCGCCGGCTTCTTCCGCAACTTCAAATCAAAAAAAGTGGCGTCAATGTTTATCGAAGCGATGATCGCCATGTCCGCCAGGCGCCTGCTGGATGAAGACCCCGGCCCGGTGGAGGAGGATACCCGGCTTCTGATCGAAGTATTCTTGCGGGGCATTGCGCTGAGACCTGAGCCGCACTGA